Below is a genomic region from Zea mays cultivar B73 chromosome 9, Zm-B73-REFERENCE-NAM-5.0, whole genome shotgun sequence.
GATGTAGTCAAGAATTGGAATGGGCTGGAGACGACGACAAAGgaagaagtcttctcttctttgttaaTCTATACTACTTCTTAAGACTCCATGTAGACGTTCACAGAAGTAATATATTGGCATCTGAAGAGAATGTCAGTGTGCTATGGTTACAAAAAAATGAAGAACAGACCAGCGTGAGGCGACGACAGTACGAGGCACGCCACCCAGCCCGCAGAGAGGTAAATATTATTTCACTACTATTTTATTCCTTAGTTTTGCTGTGGAAATATCCAACTCTGCGTTCGTCCGAAATATCGGCAGCGCCATTTGTGGGCACCTGGATACTAGACAAAGTTATATGGATCCTTCACAGGCATGGGCTAGGAAGGGCATCAGTTTGTCCCATGCTCCCATGGTTGGAATAAATAAATACTAGTACCACCTATAAACGAATGGGGATAACATTTTCTTTGTTTAAAGTTCAACATATTTTTCTTTGTTACCTGATGTAAGTGCATTTGTTCATTGATTGGAAACAAAAAAATACAATGTGTTACTTCTTCAGTCACGCACTAAAATTGTTATTATGCAAAGCTGGAAACTGGTAGCTTTAAGTATGGAACCAATTCCATTCCTTCCGGTGATGAAAAAACGAGCTTTTCTTTCATTTGTTCTCTTGTTATTATTTCTCCTGTCATTACTTTCGCCACCAGATTTTTGGTTTTAGATTCGTAGCTTTCGCAGCTCAGTACTCAGTATTTCTTTCCATTTCGGCAGTTGAAaccttatcagactagatctgtgaTGGCTTTCCTTATCATTGTACAGGGTCATCTGCACACCAACAGGGTCTGCGACAATGTGCGGACCTTCATTCTAACAGATGCAACCTTCAAGAGCACTGAGATTGAAGAAACACTGAGCAAGGTGAATTTGTTGTCCCCTCTGAGCTTTGTTTGTGTGAATCTAAACAATCGGCCATGCAATTGACTAGAGTACCATGGCTGCCAACATTTTATCCGTATTGAATATGGAATATGGAATATGGTTTTGCTCTTTTCTGTTGATAGTTTCACATGAATGACTAGATGAACCGATCATTTGACATGAATTCTTGGTGCCTTACGTAGTTGTGCTTTGCTTTAGGTGAACATGTCAAACTAGAAGTAATATAGAAGATGAATGTGTAAATTCCTTGTTCCATCCTCTGCTACTTTGATGCAGATGGGTCTCAATGCCGTGGTGGCCGCTAGCTACGTCTTTCTAGTACTTGTCTCTGTGCTCACAGTTCGCTTCTTCTACGTACTATGGCGCAGTGGCCAACCAGAGTCAAGGTTGCGCGCCACCAGATTGTGTTGTCTCATTGTCCTTGGCTCCGGTGAGTACGTATTGCAGTCTTGCCTGTCAAATACTTTATGGACAAGTTTTAGATATGGTTGCCTGGTATATAAAATGGTACTCATACGTGTAAGCTCATACGGTAAATAAAAACATTTTCAATCTGGGTAGTAAAATTGCCTATATATAAAAACATTCTAAATCTACTACAGAAAAGGTCCAGATTACCAGCTCCTGGTGATGCTGATGAGCTATCTgtcattgaagaccaaattgcatGGATAGTTCACATAATTGCATCCATTGTCAAGTAAGGCAGGTAACAGGTGTTAGGTGAGTAATATATATTTTCTTTTATTTGTAAACTTTGTTCTTGCTTGCTCTGCATATATGCGATTCAGGAAGAGCCCACAGAGAGGTCGAGAAGCAACACTGGATGTTTCTCTGAAGTTGATCAAGGCGAGCACATCAAGGGGTCTCGGGCACCTCCCTGTCATTGGTGTCGTCGTTGAACCAGTTATGGTACATTGGTATGGCTGCAAATTGAGGGAGAAAGACCTGGAAACAGTGATGCAGCATGTTCACACGAAGATGGCAACAATGGTAACATTTGCATTGGTCCTATAAATAAGGTAAATTGAGGGCTAAGATTGCTTGTTCAACCTTATAAAAGGAGGTGTAGTTTTATTTATCCTATTCTTGCTGCAGGCATCACAAGGTCATATGCTAGCAACTTTAATATAGATTTATTTACTCTCCTAGAAGAAAATGCCAAGATGTTTGAGATTTCAGAGCTTCATTTAACTTTCAGCTTGTGTTGTCTTAGCTTACTATGGCATTAACCCACTACTCTCCTGAATTGTCATGTGATCTCTATCATGTATTCATGAAAATACATTTTATGCTACAAGCACTTGTGGTTTTGCTAACTATATCCAGTTATCAATCCACAGTCCTTTGTAACAGTACATGATTATGCCAAACAAGACATTAGTTGAATGATATGTTCAAACTATTTAAATGTTTTTCTCTTTGTAACAGTTTGTGATATTGGAATGATATGTTCAATCCACAGTCCTTTGTCTGGGATGGATTTCTTTGTGTTCACTCTTGAGTATAGTGTATTTCTGACTATCATTTATCAATTTTGTTGAATTTTATGCTCATAACTTGAGAAACTTTTATTATAAGTGTACACtgtattttatttttttaatGTTGTTTGACTGATTACTTCAAGGAATCTTGTGTAGGTATTGAATATGCTTGCTTGATGGATTGAAGATCCAAACTCGAATACCTTCTAACTTCATAAGTTCATATCCCACGAGTCTGATTACTTGTGGCTTGCAGAAGATGGCATGAAGATGCAAGTGATTATTGCTTGTTCTGTGGCTTATTTCCTTTTACTTAGTTAACTTCCTATTAGGCAGCTACTGCACCAGCAAACCTGTCAACATAGAGAGAGGCTTCTTCTGTAAACCTACTAATCCAGGACTCGTGAGAACAAGAAAGCAAGGATGCCATGGATACAATATTTGTGTGGCAACAATATTAGACATTGTACTCTTTTCTTTTCAAATTATAACCATTCTcttctttttaaatcagcgtgaGGCGGCGACAGTACGAGGCACGCCACCTAGCCCGCAGAGAGGTAAATATTATTTCACTACTATTTTATTCCTTAGTTTTGTTGTGGAAATATCCAACTCTGCGTTCGTCCGAAATATCGGCAGCACCATTTGTGGGCACCTGGATACTAGGCAAAGTTATATGGATCCTTCACAGGCATGGGTTAGGAAGGGCATCAGTTTGTCCCATGCTCCAATGGTTGGAATAAATAAATACTGGTACCACCTATAAATGAATGGGGATAACATTTTCTTAGTTTAAAGTTCAACATATTTTTCTTTGTTACCTGATGTAAGTGCATTTGTTCATTGATTGGAAACAGAAAAATACAATGTGTTACTTCTTCAATCACGCACTAAAATTGTTATTATGCAAAGCTGGAAACTTCAGTCCAAGGTTCTTTTACTGATAATGTTCTTCCACTTTGTGTATTTGGGCCCCTTGTGCAGTACATATTCTTCAACATACAATATTCATGGTTTGGTTACTGACCTTTCACCAAATTTTCTGCTGCATCCTTCCTGTAATTCTACTTTGGCAGAGAAGGAGCTTCTTGAAGAGGAGTACAAGAAAAAGTTTGATGAGGCAAAGAAGGAACTATCTCTGGAGAATGATTTAGCAGGCATGTGGATTCTTGTTGCTAAGTTGAAAATAGGGGCTTTAGACATATCTGATTTGAATGTTGATGATCGAACTAAAGTGTAAGGGCGTAGCGATCACCATATTGTTGTCTCATAATTGGTGTTAATGAAAAATAACATGGTGCTGCACTGGATCTCTACTTTCTCTTGTAAGAAGGATTGTTCTATCGGCATAATTTGATTTGCATGTATAATGTCTTCATGCTTTACTTGCCCTTTTGTGAAATGTGGCAATCGGTCCGCTTGCCTTCCTTTTCTGTTTCTGTTCTGCGGTAGAATGATTGGAGTAGATGGTGCTAATTTcatataaataataataattgtTGCTAATTTATGGTCAAGTTAGTAGGATAATAATTTAGCCCCCAGAACAAAATGTATTGTTAAGTCTTAGCAAAAGTTTTAAAGAGAATTGGGTGCCTTGTCTGTCTGGATGCAAAAAATTGACAACTTTCTGCTTCGTGCTCGCTTGCGTGCCGTGGTGGTGCAGCGTATTTGCGCCTAGAAGAAGCGGGTGGTGGCGAAGGCGCTACAGGGTAGCGACAGTTATGTGCCTTGTTTTCATAATTATTGCCGTTGTAACGCAAGAGCGCTATACTACTTACTTATATAAGAAAGAAGAGGAAAACATTATAGTGGGGTAGGAGGCTAGGAGCAGACTGTTGTTTCCCATTGGGCCTTTTGGGCTGTCGTCTTCCCAGCCCGAATCGCGCCGCCGCACACACACAGCGCATGACCGAACCGAAGAGAGAGCGTGACTGGGAGCAACGTGCGGGGAGCGCAATACGCCGGGCCGCCGGCTAAGCGGGAGGCAAAGGCGAGGATGTTGGGGTCGCGCCGGTGGCAGTCTCCGGCTGATGCTCCTGCGGCCACCGATGACTTGGAGGACACTGGTGGCGTCGGCGGCCCGTCCAGGCGGCCTCTGCGCCACGGGCTGCACCGCGCGTCGCCCTACGGTGGTGCCCCCCGCCGGTGGCTCTCCAAGCTCCCCGTGACTTCGAGGATATTCCCCACCATGCCACGCGACCGCGCGGCCTCAGGTGATTCCCCTCACTGCCCTCGTTGTCTGGCACCTCTGCTAACGGCTGATGCCCGTTTAAGAAGAGGATCGAATGGGGAAACTCTACGACGTTTTACCTATTCTGTTAGCGACTTTGTCGCCGCTGCTGAATGAGTTCACGTATCTGCGCGTCTTGTTTCAGATCAGCGCTAGTCTGTCTAAGGTTCAGGGTTTAGCGCCTGTGCAGCTCCTGCTATTTTTACTCTTTGCATTGCATCAATCTCCAACCTAGGGTTGGTGCCTGCTTTTCTGAATCCACTAGTGGACTCATGATCAACCACTAGTGGAATTCAGTTAAGCCCTTCTTCGTGTAGGTCCTGACAATTACTATTGTTTTGGACTTCGGGTTGCTGTGGTTTGTGATCGTTTAATTTATTTTAGTTATGCTCTTTGGAATGGGCATTTAGGTTGATGTCTAGTGAACTCGAGTTCAAGTTTGGGGTTCCCAATCCTTGTTGTTAGTGTAAGGCTGTTGTTGTCCAACTGGTATTATAGGATAATTGGAGTAACAAGAGTAGTTTTAGCGATAAACTACTTCTTCTGTCCTAAATTATAAGACGTTTTGGCTTTTGTAGGTTCATAGTTTTGGCAACGACTACTATGCAATCAAGCCTTAGGTGCAAACGTGAAGCGAGTCTTTTGGTCCATTAAATCATTATCCAACCATAGATATAATTGTAGTTTGTTAGTTTTTTTTATAAATCTACGTGAATTGGTGGTGGaaaggtttaagtgttaaatataATATATGGTTGGATCATGATCTAATGTACCAGAAGGCTTGTTTGTACGCTTGCACCTAAATCCTGATTGTATAGTAGTCATTGCCTACGTATAAGTTATGTGTGGATACATCATACATAATAGAAGCTATAAATCTAGAAATGCCAAAACGTCTTATAATTTGGGATGGAGGGAGTATTATATAATCTTAAATTTATATATGATCCCATTACTTGTACCATTTCTTTGCTATAGGTGAGTAGTTTCTTAGCAGCACTCCCATCAGTATTGCAGTATTGCTCTTATAATTTTTGACGCATCTATGAGTTATTGTCTTGTGATGTATTTGTCAGTTATCATCTAGATCGATCACAACTGATGAGTTTTCATATAGCCTTGAATCATTCGCAGTGTTTAATGTGGATTACTTAATGGTGTTTTGAATGTATGCAGGCAGTAATCAAGAGGTTCATTGTGAACCACTAGAAGTTATTCGTGAAGTAAGCAAAGATACTTATCTTGGGAATGCTTATTTTCTTTGATTTATTAAAGTAGATTTTGTGTGTGTGTATGTGGTCTTTTTTAATATGTGTTGTTATGTCACTTCAAATAAAATGCTGCAGCTGTCAGAAACAAATGTAATCACACCAGATAACTTCTGTTAGTGCAATCTATAGACAACCATTGCACCATAACTTTGAATAGCTAGCATAATAAGATACCCTATGGAACTCCCTTCTCTTAGACCATTAGTGTTGAAAACctagaccatattgctgatctatATTGGCTGACTTCTTAATAGCATGCCTTAGATGTTGCAATGGTGCCTATATTCCCTATGCATATTCTGCACTTTTGTTGTTATCCTGCAATGCTTTCAAGTTCATAACTGGTGGATCTATAAGGATAATGGTTGCTAACCATATTCTATTTGTGTTTTGTATTACTTGTGAACTGCAAGATTGCTTATCAGTTTCTACCTTGTTTTTCCATGCATTCTTCATTTATTTCCTAGTCAAGATATATCTATGTGTGAATGTTGTCTTTAATTCTTACTCAGTAATGTAAACTACAGAGACACTCCACAGAACCAAACATCAATGCTGCAGCTATTCTACCATCAAGACCTGTGAGCAATACATTTAACCTGCTTCTGGAAGGTGACATGAATCCAAGTCATGGCAATGGGCTTGCTGAAATAGAGAACATAATCAACCAGAGATATTTTTCTAGGCAGGTTTTTCTGTACCTTCTGAGTTTTTGACCTTTGTGTAATATTATTTGAGTTCATTGAAAGATAGGCTTGGCACAGTGGTGAGAAACCTTCTCACTGAGCCAAAGGTCTTGGGTTCGATGAGCCTCTTTGCAAAAATGCAGGGTTAAGGCTTGCCTCGGTTATTCCTTCCctagaccccactcatgtgggagtcACTAACTCTGGATCTATCTTTTTTTATTGAAGTTGTTTTTTTTATCTTTTGAAAGGTAGAGTAAAAAACTTTGTATTTTCCCTTTGACTGTTTAATTTGTTATCCAAATACACCCTCTGATTGAAATTGTAAATTAGTTTATTATATGTTGGTAAAATTATATAAAATAGTCACGTAGACTAAAAACATAAAATTGATACTACTAGAACCATGATTAAAAGGACTTCTGCAATATATATTTCTTTTATCTGAAATAATATAATGCCTTAGAAATTATTAGTCAAAGTGTTGTTAGAGTTAGAGATCAGATTAATGCCCTAAGCTTACCTTTCCCTAGAAAGTAAAACCCCTGGCAGGAAAAGTAGGGCACAATGGGTCAGTGGGAATTGGATTTTAATGACTAATTGTTGACACATGTGTTCTTATCAAAGGATGTTACATGCAAAATTCATATCATGCCCATTGCTTATTTATATTATTTTACTTCTTTCCAATTGACTGCCATAACTGGAATCATCACACATCATGTGGACTTGTGGAGAAAGATTTCTGTCTATATTGGACATCAGTTGTGGTTTCCCAGTGTTTCTTGAGTTTATTGTGCGTTTAGGCTTGGAACTTCAGATGCCTGTGAACCTTTTTGATTTTATACAGGGATGAGACACTACGTCTTATAGAGATCATGCGGTCAAGGACTTCTGATTTTACTGTTGAAGACCAGAGACCTCCAGTATCTACTGCAAAAGGTTTTGAAACAAAATTTTTTACACCTGCCAAACTGATCGAGGCTCAGCCATCTTGGAGGACTGATATCGTTCCATCATCCAATGTAAGAATGGCTGAACTGTAGAATATCAACTCATGATTGTTTACCTGTACACAACGTATTGGTAGACACCTACTGACCCTGTTGCTTGTTATTTCTATGTGATGCGAATCCTGCCTATATGCTTTTGAAGTTCAAGTATGCTTGCAGCTGAGTAATAGTTTTGTGAACTATGTGCAATTTAAAAAAAACGATTCAACCACTTTAATCTCCCTCCCTCCCATAGTAACAGAGGCTGTGTTGGAGACTGGAGAGTTATATATGCGCAGTGCTTATGTAATACAATAATAATCCTTCCTTTTTTGCTTGATTTGTTGTTTTCTCTTATCTTGTGCTTTATTGGCATTCTAGGTGCATGATATTGGTTCTTCGCCAGTTGAAATTGCCAAAGCTTTTATGGAAGCGCAGACCTCAGCTTCTGTACACGAGTCCAAAAAGCGGAAATTCAGAGCTTTGAGTCATGGAGTTGCGGTTGACAATTCGACATCAGAAGTTTTCCCTACAATAACTACTGATTCTTCTGTAAGATGGCCTGACTCAGTTGTTCAAGGTGGTCCCAATTATCTTACACCACAAAGTAATAAAGGAAGGACTCTGTCTCAGCCTCTTTCTCGCACACCATACAATAGCTCAGTTATTCGAAGATATATTAAGGTTGCATGTTGACTTTCTTGCAATTGATTTCTATTCTAAGCTATGCAATGTTTCTTATTTGTCATCAGCTGTGTACTAGCATTCAAATATCACCTTTGGGAGCTAAAATGTTTCATGCTTATTTGGTCTGTTGCTACTACAGAACAGCAGGCATGGTGATATGCACAATAATGGACAGACACAATTTCCCACTCCATTTTCTATTGGAAGTAAGGTACTAGCTAGTTGCCTGTCCATTGCAACAGATTTTCATTATGAACTACTCAAAATTCTGCTAATCATTTATCCACAAAGAAACCACGTAGGTACAAGGTGGAACTGGAAGACCATCTGGTACATTATTTGTACATCTATGTATACACAAAGCAGTGCATGTTAGATCCTTGTGTAGAAACCAATCACCTCTACCAACTGTTGTTTTTTAATAGAAGTAAAGACAAATTTGATGTATTTTACTGTCGTCATGATACACACATGTCTCTTTGCTTCATGAAAAATAAGAAACTCTGGACAGATTTAAGCCCACATATTTGCATTATATGTTGGAACTATTTGTGCAAGTTCGTAATAGCTAATCAAAATTTATTCTGCCTTGTATGTGATTCAGTGATATTGTTCTCCATTCGGAAGGTTGTAAAACCTGATTATGTTCGACTATAAGTAATTCCTGCAATTAGTGCACAGCATCCCAAAAACTTCGAATAATGACCGACAACAGAAATCAGTTATAACTTCGTTTGCTATGTTTAGACCTTAAAGTGCCATCACAtttggaggggggggggggattaTTGTACAGATGTACGGCCATCTGTTCCTTTTTGTCTAATAATATTCTTCTTTGCTTTATAGAGAATACTAGAGGATACACATGTATCAGCAAGTGGTGGTATAGCGCAGCCATCATCTTCCAGGGGACAGATAGATGTTTTTGGTTCTATTCTAAGAGAAGGTTCGACTGCAATAAACAATGTTGCATTCAACCTGCAAGAGTCAGATGGTAAAAGCATGACAGAAAGCAGAACAACTTTTGGACGTGCTTCAGGTGTAGACAATATCTCAAGGGTTGCTTCAGTATCTGTTCATCCCAAGTCAAGCGAAACAGCATTCAAAATACTTAAGCAACTTGACAGAACTATTCCTTCCCCTACATCAAAGCCACTAGGGCTGAGACAGACATTAGCCAAGAAAAATACTTTTTCTGTTGCTACCTACAGACAGATTAAAGAGCCTGATATCATTATCGGTAATGATAATAAACAGAGCAGCATTAATGAGAGTGGTAGTGCTAGCTCGGAGACTACATATGGAAAAAAGGTATACTCCCATTTGCATTATCTAGCACAATCTACTGTACTACTGTTTACTAATTGTACATGTTATATGAATCATGTTTGGACATAAAATCAATTGCTACTGGATTACTGAAAATTTGCTATATGCACTTTTAGTTGTTGCGTTGCAATGCAGAACAATGTTTTTTTCCTGACCACTTATTTTAGTTTGTTCTCTACTGCTATTTTCAGTCGACCACCAATGCAGATTAGATCAGTTAATCAATTTAGCAGATTCCTAACAGCGTTAAACTATAGATACACCACTAATCGGTTGCTCGTGTTCCACCTTGTGTAGGTTCAGCAACCTCAAAGCAGTCCTATTTCAGGAGAGTCAAGTGAAAAAGTCCAGAGAAGCGGAGCTAACTCAGATGTTTATGAAGCAGGCACTTCTCAGCGTCCTCTGAAATCAAATCTAACACCCACTTCAGTCGCCGAGGTCTTGGATAATAACAACACCAGCAAAGGTTTCAGCTTCACATTTCCTATTCCTAAAGCTCCAAGCTCTCTACTTGAACCGCCTCCTACACCAACCATGGCCTCGCCACCAAGGACCTTGCCAATCACTAACGAGGATGTTCCCAAGTTCACCTTTGGCTCATCCAGCATGGCCAACAAACTCGTTTTCTCCTTCAACTCCACAAGCAGTTCTCCTGGTGCTGGTGGAACAGACCCAACCTTCAAATTTGGATCTGATAATAAGCGAGAGCTTGTGTTTTGATACAGTTTTTTTTTGATAGACACCATGCCCGCGGATCTGAACTGTACCACTCTATCTATTCTTGGTGTAAGACGTCTTAAGAGAGTTGGAGTGTGCTACTTGAGCTACACAACATGACATTCTTTTCATTCATTAGCATATTCAAACATTACATATTTTAGACGTCCTGCGTTGGCAGGACATTTCCCCCAGTGCTTTGCACCCGTGGCTGTGTCATTGGGCATCAGTTCGTTTAGCCTATTATTTGGAAGCTTTTCATAGCTGAATGGAGTTCCATTGCCCTTTCGGTCCAAGGTATGTGATATGTCAATGTCACTGCTGATATAATCCGTTGAAAAGCGCTGCTTTCTTGGCAAAGCGCGTTTGAAACCGCGCATTTTTTTTTGGCGCATGAATGCACCGGCCCGTTTTCTGATAACAAAAGGCACGAGGATGACCTGGTTGCTAAAAGACGGGAGTCGAGTCCGAGTCATGAGAACGACGGGTGGATGCAGAAACAGTTGCCTGATTGCATCGCATACACAGGCTGGAGTCGCCTGGAGTGTTGTCGCCACTGAACCGAAAGGAGATAATGGTGTCATACACCGATACACGTAACCCGGTACGTGTGGATATCTGGATGATACTTCACATCAATCTTCGCTGCTGTGGTAGACAGTTGTTTTTCCCCCCGTAAAAATAGATTCTTTAATGGAACACGGGAAAAATAAATATTCCTTTTCGTATTCCGTTATCCAAAGAATATATGTTTCCAGATTTTAAATTTAAAGAATATTTGTTGGGGATACAAGATACTCCCTCGGGTTTTTTTATATTTAACGTTGGTTAACGTAAAATTGAAGCGTCAAAcgaaaaaaaattgaaaaaaatgGAGGTAGTAATTTTCAACTTCTATTTTAAACTCCACCATCTAAAGTGCAAAAATGCAAACAATATTTTGCACCATCATATTCGCAACGCGTCTCGTCGAATGCAAACAATATTTTGCACCATCATATTCGCAACGCGTCTCGTCGTCGGTTGTTGGGAGACCTGAAGAATCggtaagggcttgtttgggagtAAGGGTAATAGAGGGGATTGGAGGGGTTAGAATCTCCcactattcaattttaaatagtgGGGGATTATAGCCTCCTCAATCCCCTTCATTTCACTTGCTCTCAAACGAGCCCTAAAGAATCTAGCCCGTCCGTCGGTCCGTGCATTATTCTCTTATTCCCTGCACTGCGGGTACTGTAACTGAGCATTGAAGGAAGCGTCAGATCGTCCGATTAGCTACGTTCCACCTACTATTACTAAAATAATCACTCGTCCAGGACTGGGCCAAGCAGGCTTAAGCTAGAGCGTCGGTGCAGGCTCTTCTGCATCGTGCAGGCCAGTACCAGTACTAGCTAGGAACGTGTCCTGACTGGCATCACTCGAACACACAAACGGGGAAGCCGGAGACCAGCTCGGCCCGGCCGGTGGGTCAGCAGTCATTCACTAATGACGCGTTGCTATCGCGCAACGATGCCCTGTATCTCTCCCCGTAGCTGCAGAGGATCCAGCGTCGCTCTCTCCGCCGCGGGCCCCGCTTGACGGGCACGAGATTCCGGTGTACCCATGCAACGCAGCGCAGGCCATGGATCAGAGACTCATCAGGCGCGAGCATTGTGGGGGGTGGGGCCGTGGGGGGACCAGGCCCGCGATCCTGTGACGCCACCGCAGTCGCGGCTGGGCCCTCCGCTGGAGAAAGCTCCGCGCGATGCCATGCCATGCGGTCGCCGTCACGCAACTGGCCAACTAGGGTTTCGCAACTGCTGGCCGACCAGTCGACCACCCGCCCTCTCCTGGCCGGGACGtcgtcgacgacgacgacgacgacgtgaCGGCTTACCAGGCTTTTCCGTCCTAACGCCTACGGTTAGGACTTTTTCTCGGCTACGTTACAAAAAAAACTTTCTTTTGTTTATACCTTTTTGTTTTGCAAACGTCTTTTGAGGGCTTCTTTGCAAAATTAGGCTCGTAGTTCCCTTTCTGGAGGAGTATATATTTACAGGCTTTCGTCAGTCGGTCAATGGCGAGGTCTTCGATCGGATGCCAGTGGCAAAGCAGCAGCATCTGGGAAAAAGAACTTTGTGGTAGtgagtgccatgtcatctgtgtgATGACCACTCTTAAAAGCACCACATCACCCTGGCATGGCAAGCTTTTGGGCACCTAATGACTATTATACATTGCACTGTCAGCACTAAGGCAAACGTATATAAAAAATGGCGATGTTTGAGCATATTCAACAACAAACCCTAAAATAGTCCTAACATTCATAATGTTTAGGATCTCAAAAAAATATTTACTCCAACAGTCGTGCCTTAAATAATGCTATTTAGAAAATAAATCATGttattagaaaataaatggttagAAACTAAGTTGAAATGAGGATAGCGCTTCAGTCTATGGGGTACTATATTTAGGATCCGAGAGATCGAGCCCTATAACTGTTTGATGAAATTTTATAAAATAAGGACGTTGTTCGAAGGGTGTTTTATGGTTTTGATCCCTATATTTAAAATAGGACCATGTTTAGAGCCTTTCTTGGAGACGCTCTGCACAACAGAAGTTGGCTTTTAGGGCCGGCCACTAACACCGTAACACGGTACGGTGTCCACCGAATCAAATCATAATAAAGGGC
It encodes:
- the LOC100278385 gene encoding uncharacterized protein isoform X1, which codes for MLGSRRWQSPADAPAATDDLEDTGGVGGPSRRPLRHGLHRASPYGGAPRRWLSKLPVTSRIFPTMPRDRAASGSNQEVHCEPLEVIRERHSTEPNINAAAILPSRPVSNTFNLLLEGDMNPSHGNGLAEIENIINQRYFSRDETLRLIEIMRSRTSDFTVEDQRPPVSTAKGFETKFFTPAKLIEAQPSWRTDIVPSSNVHDIGSSPVEIAKAFMEAQTSASVHESKKRKFRALSHGVAVDNSTSEVFPTITTDSSVRWPDSVVQGGPNYLTPQSNKGRTLSQPLSRTPYNSSVIRRYIKNSRHGDMHNNGQTQFPTPFSIGSKKPRRYKVELEDHLRILEDTHVSASGGIAQPSSSRGQIDVFGSILREGSTAINNVAFNLQESDGKSMTESRTTFGRASGVDNISRVASVSVHPKSSETAFKILKQLDRTIPSPTSKPLGLRQTLAKKNTFSVATYRQIKEPDIIIGNDNKQSSINESGSASSETTYGKKVQQPQSSPISGESSEKVQRSGANSDVYEAGTSQRPLKSNLTPTSVAEVLDNNNTSKGFSFTFPIPKAPSSLLEPPPTPTMASPPRTLPITNEDVPKFTFGSSSMANKLVFSFNSTSSSPGAGGTDPTFKFGSDNKRELVF
- the LOC100278385 gene encoding uncharacterized protein LOC100278385 yields the protein MLGSRRWQSPADAPAATDDLEDTGGVGGPSRRPLRHGLHRASPYGGAPRRWLSKLPVTSRIFPTMPRDRAASGSNQEVHCEPLEVIRERHSTEPNINAAAILPSRPVSNTFNLLLEGDMNPSHGNGLAEIENIINQRYFSRDETLRLIEIMRSRTSDFTVEDQRPPVSTAKGFETKFFTPAKLIEAQPSWRTDIVPSSNVHDIGSSPVEIAKAFMEAQTSASVHESKKRKFRALSHGVAVDNSTSEVFPTITTDSSVRWPDSVVQGGPNYLTPQSNKGRTLSQPLSRTPYNSSVIRRYIKNSRHGDMHNNGQTQFPTPFSIGSKRILEDTHVSASGGIAQPSSSRGQIDVFGSILREGSTAINNVAFNLQESDGKSMTESRTTFGRASGVDNISRVASVSVHPKSSETAFKILKQLDRTIPSPTSKPLGLRQTLAKKNTFSVATYRQIKEPDIIIGNDNKQSSINESGSASSETTYGKKVQQPQSSPISGESSEKVQRSGANSDVYEAGTSQRPLKSNLTPTSVAEVLDNNNTSKGFSFTFPIPKAPSSLLEPPPTPTMASPPRTLPITNEDVPKFTFGSSSMANKLVFSFNSTSSSPGAGGTDPTFKFGSDNKRELVF